From Bacteroidetes bacterium SB0662_bin_6, one genomic window encodes:
- a CDS encoding fumarylacetoacetate hydrolase family protein, with translation MDINLPISGLNIRPGKVLCIGRNYAAHAAEMQSAIPVAPVIFLKPPTALIGNGGEVLLPSASREVHHEVELVVLIGKKGKNIPVSDAMKHVEGYALGIDMTARDLQAEAKRNGLPWSVAKGFDTFAPLGAFTSARDISDPRRLGISLHVNGVMRQQGSVSRMVFGVDELVAYASSIFTLMPGDLMYTGTPEGVAAVEDGDRLVARGTGLQDLTVDVRRL, from the coding sequence ATGGATATAAACCTGCCGATATCCGGCCTGAATATCCGGCCGGGAAAAGTGCTGTGCATCGGGCGGAATTATGCCGCGCACGCCGCCGAAATGCAGAGCGCCATACCTGTGGCGCCGGTAATATTCCTGAAGCCTCCGACCGCCCTGATCGGAAATGGGGGAGAGGTGCTGCTGCCGTCTGCTTCCCGCGAGGTACATCATGAAGTGGAGCTGGTTGTCCTCATTGGAAAAAAGGGCAAAAATATTCCCGTGTCCGATGCCATGAAGCATGTGGAAGGGTACGCGCTCGGAATCGATATGACGGCCCGGGATCTGCAGGCCGAAGCCAAGCGAAACGGCCTTCCCTGGTCGGTTGCAAAGGGATTCGACACCTTTGCCCCCTTGGGCGCTTTTACATCTGCCCGCGACATTTCCGATCCTCGCCGCCTCGGTATTTCTCTGCACGTCAATGGGGTGATGCGGCAGCAGGGGAGTGTTTCCCGCATGGTATTTGGCGTGGACGAACTCGTTGCGTATGCCTCGTCCATCTTTACGTTGATGCCCGGCGACCTTATGTATACGGGTACGCCGGAAGGCGTTGCGGCTGTGGAAGATGGGGACCGGCTTGTGGCCAGGGGAACGGGTTTGCAGGATCTGACGGTGGATGTGCGGCGCCTGTAA
- the greA gene encoding transcription elongation factor GreA, producing MSAQGSNIVYLTREGLEKLRKELRFLKTKERTRISRAIQEAREKGDLSENAEYDAAKEAQGLLEARIAKMETTVSQARLVDEKQVDPEKAYILSNVRVKNHGTGSEQTFRLVSAAEADIRTGKISVTSPIGSALLGKAPGDVIEVDVPAGKVKMEVLAISR from the coding sequence ATCTCCGCGCAGGGCTCAAATATCGTATACCTGACCCGGGAAGGGCTCGAAAAGCTCAGGAAAGAGTTGCGCTTCCTGAAGACAAAAGAGCGTACCCGTATTTCCAGAGCTATTCAGGAAGCACGGGAAAAGGGCGACCTGTCCGAGAATGCAGAATATGACGCCGCGAAGGAAGCACAGGGACTTCTCGAAGCACGGATTGCCAAAATGGAAACGACGGTCTCGCAAGCCCGCCTCGTGGACGAGAAGCAGGTAGACCCGGAGAAGGCCTATATTCTATCCAACGTCCGCGTAAAAAATCATGGTACGGGCTCCGAGCAAACCTTCCGGCTGGTTTCGGCGGCGGAGGCGGATATCCGAACGGGAAAAATCTCCGTGACAAGCCCGATAGGGAGTGCGCTTCTCGGAAAAGCGCCCGGTGACGTCATAGAGGTTGACGTACCGGCAGGCAAGGTAAAAATGGAGGTCCTCGCGATAAGCCGCTAG
- a CDS encoding BrxA/BrxB family bacilliredoxin, whose translation MPYPEALVTPMRQELVQLGIEELLDAEAVEKSLEESKQGTTLVVINTVCGCAASSARPAIAMALRNPVQPDRKVTVFAGQDLEATSRLREYLVGIPPSSPFVALLKEGEPVYVMERRHIEGRSASAIASDLAHAFDTHCNNAQSGVSESPEAVHSEGNGLPPTFRSIL comes from the coding sequence ATGCCTTATCCCGAAGCTCTTGTAACACCCATGCGGCAGGAACTCGTGCAACTGGGCATCGAAGAATTGCTCGATGCGGAGGCGGTCGAGAAATCTCTTGAGGAAAGCAAGCAGGGAACAACGCTTGTCGTCATCAACACGGTATGCGGCTGTGCTGCTTCAAGCGCTCGTCCGGCGATAGCCATGGCGCTCCGTAATCCCGTGCAGCCAGATCGAAAAGTAACCGTGTTTGCCGGTCAGGATCTCGAAGCCACTTCCCGCCTGCGCGAGTATCTTGTGGGCATCCCTCCCTCTTCACCGTTCGTTGCCCTGCTGAAGGAAGGCGAGCCGGTGTATGTCATGGAGCGTCGCCATATCGAGGGACGCAGCGCCAGTGCGATAGCCAGTGATCTTGCACATGCATTCGACACGCATTGCAACAACGCGCAGTCTGGTGTCTCCGAAAGTCCGGAGGCTGTCCATTCGGAGGGGAACGGGTTGCCGCCTACGTTTCGCTCTATCCTGTGA
- a CDS encoding lipopolysaccharide biosynthesis protein — protein sequence MKNLRTWIGQLYAREGFRGPVMTLLSGTAVTFVISYLALPVLTRLFTTQAFGISDYFITIVSVLTALASLRYEEAVMLPERDQRARTVLWLAGIITIGVTAMVAVGSLWSREITSLLGAPEEIAPWLWLVAPALLLIRFGKLAEAWLTRKRAFRTITGAEATNKIAIISSRIGLGAGTPLGAGGLILGFITGQALGAAYFGAALLRRNRAPDARRPSMSELRSVARRYRRFPLYAMPSSLLNTVLGRLPVLLLPVYFGWDVTGLYGRAFAVLAIPLSLIGTAVAQVFFVDGATAHRENRLAGFTESVHARLVMVGMFPCMLLIAAGPELFAFVFGAGWRAAGVYEQYLACWFFLSAVASPLTRLFDILELQRAELGISIGSFLLLAAALFWGGNTGNVLLTMGLMAGAGAFARIFQIAAMLKFAKVSLRRAGGAYIRYALIALPPVACVWLARGVWPAWAVALTAIAAGAAYFGFVVWREKMWPGANGTPATSQRDENEE from the coding sequence GATCGGGCAGCTTTATGCGCGGGAAGGATTCCGCGGGCCGGTAATGACCCTTCTTTCCGGTACCGCGGTGACGTTCGTTATCTCGTATCTGGCCCTTCCGGTACTCACCCGCTTATTCACAACCCAGGCCTTTGGAATCTCCGATTATTTCATAACGATCGTGAGTGTCCTCACAGCGCTTGCGTCCTTGCGCTATGAAGAAGCCGTTATGCTGCCCGAACGCGACCAAAGGGCGCGTACCGTCCTGTGGTTGGCGGGAATCATCACGATTGGCGTCACAGCCATGGTAGCCGTGGGCTCGCTATGGAGCCGGGAAATCACTTCTCTGCTGGGCGCCCCTGAGGAGATCGCTCCCTGGTTGTGGCTCGTTGCGCCCGCGTTGCTGCTGATACGGTTCGGAAAACTTGCCGAGGCATGGCTCACGCGTAAACGGGCGTTTCGTACGATTACCGGTGCGGAAGCAACCAACAAGATAGCCATCATTTCCAGCCGCATCGGCCTTGGCGCAGGTACGCCCCTCGGCGCAGGGGGATTGATTTTGGGATTCATCACCGGGCAGGCGCTGGGAGCGGCGTATTTCGGGGCAGCGCTCCTTCGCCGCAACAGAGCGCCTGACGCGCGCCGCCCCTCGATGAGCGAACTTCGATCCGTGGCCAGGCGCTACCGGCGGTTCCCCCTGTACGCCATGCCCTCCTCTTTACTGAATACCGTATTGGGCCGCCTGCCGGTGCTCCTGCTTCCGGTCTATTTTGGCTGGGACGTAACAGGCCTGTACGGACGCGCCTTCGCCGTGCTGGCCATCCCGTTGAGTCTTATCGGAACGGCGGTAGCGCAGGTTTTTTTCGTGGACGGCGCAACAGCCCACAGGGAAAACCGACTCGCTGGTTTCACGGAAAGCGTGCATGCACGTCTGGTCATGGTCGGTATGTTTCCCTGCATGCTGCTGATCGCTGCCGGGCCGGAATTGTTTGCCTTCGTCTTCGGAGCCGGTTGGCGCGCAGCCGGCGTCTACGAACAATACCTTGCCTGCTGGTTCTTTCTGAGCGCCGTAGCCTCCCCGCTCACACGGCTCTTCGACATTCTCGAACTGCAACGAGCGGAATTGGGGATCAGTATCGGATCGTTCCTGCTTCTTGCGGCGGCTCTGTTCTGGGGTGGAAATACAGGCAACGTCCTGCTTACGATGGGTCTGATGGCAGGAGCCGGGGCATTCGCGCGCATCTTCCAGATCGCCGCAATGCTGAAGTTTGCGAAAGTATCCCTGCGACGCGCCGGAGGCGCCTATATTCGCTATGCCCTTATCGCACTACCCCCGGTGGCGTGTGTCTGGCTTGCCCGGGGCGTATGGCCTGCATGGGCAGTTGCCCTGACCGCAATCGCGGCAGGCGCCGCCTATTTCGGCTTCGTCGTATGGCGGGAGAAAATGTGGCCGGGCGCAAACGGAACCCCGGCTACAAGCCAGCGCGACGAGAACGAGGAATAA